TTTGAAATCATAAAGTTTGTCACTTACTGTGCATAATGATAAATTTATGATTTGCTTACAGCTTGCCCACCTAAACTGTTGCTTCTGCcctcagaatatatttttttctggtgaaaggagaaaatcagaaacacatttttatttgcaagaaactgggggggggggaaacaagtAAATTCAACTACATGAGATTTAAGCCAATAAAAGTTTCATTTGTAAATTAGGTTATAATAGTGGTTTGCATATAACAAGGATTATAAATTTTGAGTTGGGAGATATTTTAGGAGTTTTAAAGTCTAGTCCTTTCCTTTAACatgaaactgaggccagagagatTATGACCTGCAATGTCTTACAGATTGCAAGAAGCAGAGCCTAATCTCTGGTTTCTGACTCAAAACTAGggctttttacatttaaaaaaggcTACTTCCACCTAGCCAGGTATGGGAAAACTTTATTGTGGACTTATTGTGACCTTTCGTTTCTCCTGTGAAGtggaaataatatttgcactTTCCTACCTGGTGACTGTGAGGGAAGTGGATTGTAAACTATAAAGTTATATATACCAATGCATGGTATTATTACTATCAGTCTAGCCCCTTTACTTGTCTTGTATCAcctgtataaaaaaaaaattgtagtggGGGTAAGAGATAGTCTCAGGGAATGAAAGGATGAAACTGAGGGAAAaccccatttttttctcccaacctGGGATTTCCAGTGGCATATATTCATTAGTTAAAGGTATTCAAGAAGAAGCTGTTGGGATATCAGAAAAGTAATTCATACTTCAAATAAGAACTTCTAaacttctaaaatcccttctgtGATTCCACCAAAGAGTACACAGGTTCAAAGGAACATCCATTCTTTCAAGATGCCATTGTATGAACCTAAGAGGTAGAAAATATATTCTGGGGGATTTTATGACTCCATTTTCAAATATCAAGGCACTAAGTACCCTAGCCCTTGAAATCCAATGTAAGCAGGATAAAGTCTTGTCTCAGACTTTCTCCCAGGATCTTAGTCTCGTACACCATTAAGTGATTACCTGGAATGCTTCTTAAGAAGTTGGAGATGGTGTGTCAATCGACCCTAGTAGCTCCCATGGAAATTAGATGTCATTAGTGGGGAATTTTGGTCTGTATCTGAAATGCTGGGAACAGGAAGGTGTAGTCAATGACTTAGAATTAAGCTTCTGTGCTGCTCCAATCCTAGTAAAGCAAATAGCGTATGTATTGATGTAGACTTCTTTTCTAAATCTGAGGCTCCAAGACTTTAAAGATCATTTCTTGACGAATttctatggggggggggggcatagATCATTGGATTGGCAACAACTTATGGGAAAATCCTTTGAGATTCCAAAGTGGTACTCTTGATTTGATCTTCCCACCGAGACCCCAAGGGAAGTTAAATTTGTTTGTTTCAGGATGTGGCGGAAGAACATTTTCTTTCGTTGACTCACCTCACACAGGAAAGTTTCCTACTATCTCAGGCTTTGGGAGGGCTATATAGCAAGGATAACGGTCTGTGGCTCTTGCTGCTGGCCTCGGTAGTTGTGGTTAGCAGGGTGAGAATTCGGGTGGTCTCAGAAACCTCACATAAAAGGACTAGGTTGGGACCCTCTTTTTCTGGGTGCTCGAGATAGGCTGGTGTTCGCATTGCAGGGTATAGGTGCGGATGCTGTGAAGTCTGTGCGCTTGCGCAGGAGTGAATGCTTCTCCAGGGAGGGACCGAGTGCTGGGAGGTGTGCGCCAAAAAAGGTCGCCTTAGGCTTAGTAAGAGATCCTGAGCAGGCTGAAATCACTTCTATTGTAATTAGCCATAAATTTGGGGCGTTGTTCATTCAAGAAAGAGGGTTTCTAGGGAAGTGAATCTTTAGGTGAGCCTGGCAAATCTACGAATGGAGAAATCTGGAGGCTCTGCATTCTGCTAGCTAATGAGAGAAAGCTCTGTCAAACGATTGGTTCCTTTTCTGATTTAAACATCTCTTTTTACACCTTCTTAGTGTTCTCCCTTtcaccctcccccttctccccgcCCCAGACTGTGCATCTTGTCCTTGAAAGCTTTGGTAGTATCTCTGACGCCTTTAGAAGGAGATCCGGTTTCCGTTGTTGCCTCCTGTTACGATAAAACGTGTCCTGCATTTATTTAATTGGCTAAGTTAACATGGTACCTCTATTGCACAGAGATAGGAACGTTTTTCGAAAAAATTACTGAAGTGTGTTGGTTGCAGGTGTTATAGGGGCATTTGATTAACTGCCGTTCTAATGCAGTTGGATTGAGAAAAGCTACCCTTTAAAACCCTACGGCTGAATGCCATCGAATTAGGCTGAGTGTTCACCGGGGATTCTGTGGTGTGGGTGGAGTCCAGGGAAAGACTTTAAGTGTCACAGAAATGCATACATGTTGCCTAGGTGTCCAGAGAGGGACTAACGGGGTGGGAGGTGGCGGGGAGAGAAACGCTGTTGagcagaagggaggaggaaaacgGAGTTTTTACAATGCTGCGACGCATTAACCCTACCGCGCTCTTGGCTTCCTTTGCTCTGCCTATTGGCTAAGCCCGAGCGGCGCTGTCTGCCAATCGGGTGCTGAAAGGCGGACAAATCGACCCCGCCACCCGAGAAAGCGGCGGGTAACCCTTGAAGCGCCGGCCGAGCCGCGCCGGAGCTGGCGCCTGGAAAGGGAAGCAGGTGTCTCTGGTTGCGGTGGCCTTTTGTCTCGGGGTCGGCTTTTCTCGATCCTACGGTCCATCCTGGCGCAAAGCATTTCTGGCGGAGATGCGCCACGGGGTTAAGATCTGGGCTGGAATCCGGCCGGGGGCTTGCCTTTTGTTCTTTTGCCAGCTAGGTTACATTTCGGGGCAGATCCGCTACCCAGTCCCGGAGGAATCGAAGGAGGGGACCTTTGTGGGAAACATTGCCCAAGATTTTTTGCTGGATGCAGAAAGCCTGTCGGCTCGCAGGCTGCAGGTCGCTGGCGAGGCGAACCAGAGGTACTTCCGCGTGGATCTGGACAGCGGAGCCCTGCTTGTCAAAGATCCCATCGATCGAGAGGCTCTGTGCGGGCTCAGTGCCAGCTGCGTTGTGCCCCTGGAGTTTGTGACTGAGGGGCCCTTGGAGATGTACCGGGCAGAGGTGGAGATAGTGGATGTGAATGACCATTCTCCTCGATTCCCTAGGCAGCAACTAGACTTGGAGATTGGTGAGGCTGCACCCCCAGGGCAGCGCTTCCCCCTTGAGAAGGCTCAGGACGCCGATGTGGGGAGTAACTCCATCAGCAGCTACAAGCTGAGCCCTAATGACTACTTCGCCCTAGACGTGAAGAAGCGCAGCGACGGCAGTCTTGTTCCTGAGCTGCTTCTGGAAAAGCCTTTGGACAGGGAGAAGCAATCAGACTATCGTCTGGTGCTGACTGCCGTCGATGGGGGCAGCCCTCCAAGGTCAGGCACCGCGGAACTCAAGGTATCTGTACTGGACGTAAATGACAATGCCCCAGCTTTCGAGCAGTCTTCTTACAGAATTAGTGTGCTTGAGAGTGCACCAGCGGGCACTTTACTCGTCCAGCTGAACGCCACTGATCCTGATCAGGGTTCCAGCGGCAACATCACCTTTTCCTTCAGTAATCACACTCCAGAACGTGTGCGCTCTCTGTTTGGCCTGCATTCGACCACGGGGCAAGTCACACTGCGGGGTCCCCTGGATTTCGAGACTGACAACTACTATGAATTTGATGTGAGGGCTAGAGATGGCGGGACCCCAGCCATGGAACAGCACTGCAGTCTCCGAGTGGATGTATTGGATGTGAATGACAACGCCCCACAGATCACGCTGACCTCGGAGCTGGGTACCCTTCGGGAGAGCGCTGAACCCGGCACCGTGGTGGCACTCATTAGTGTACAAGATCCGGATTCTGGGCCTAATGGAGATGTGAGCCTACGCATCCCGGAACATCTACCCTTTGCACTCAAGTCGGCCTTCAAGAACCAATTCTCCCTTGTGACTGCTACTGCCCTGGACCGAGAGGTGGAATCCAAATATGAGATTCCGGTTACCGCCTCTGATGCAGGCTCTCCACCTCTGAGCACACGCAGGACGATTTTCCTTAATGTTTCCGACGTGAATGATAACCCACCTTCCTTCATCCAAAGGTCCCATGAGGTCTTTGTTCAGGAGAACAACCGTCCTGGGGATCTTCTCTGCTCTCTGGCAGCCTCGGATCCAGACTCAGGTTTGAACGCTCTCATCTCTTACTCCCTTCTGGAGCCCAGAGGTAGAGATGTCTTGGCTTCCTCCTTCATCTCCCTCAATCCCCAGACAGGAGCAGTCCATGCCACCAGGTCCTTTGACTATGAGCAAACTCAGACACTGCAGTTTGAGGTGCAGGCCCGGGATCGAGGTGATCCACCCCTCAGCAGCACGGTGACAGTTCGCCTCTTTGTGCTCGATCTCAATGACAATGCCCCTGCAGTACTTCGTCCCAGAGCTAGGCCAGGATCTCTGTGCCCACAGGCACTGCCCCCGTCGGTGGGCGCGGGACACCTTGTAACCAAGGTGACTGCAGTAGACTTGGATTCAGGATATAATGCTTGGGTCTCGTATCAACTTCTGGAGGCCCCGGATCCCAGCCTATTTGCTGTGTCTCGATATGCAGGCGAAATTCGGACAGCAGTCCCCATTCCAGCTGACCTTCCACCCCAGAAACTGGTTATCGTGGTGAAGGACAATGGAAGTCCTCCACTCTCCACCTCTGTGACACTACTAGTGTCTCTAGAGGAAGATTCACACCCGGCTCTTCCCGACCTCCGGGAGCACTCAGCGAAGCCCCAAGAGGAGTCTCGCCTGACTCTCTATCTGGCCGTATCTCTGGTGGCTATATGCTTTGTCTCCTTCGGCTCTTTTGTAGCACTGCTCTCCAAGTGCCTGCGAGGTACCGCCTGCGGCCTGAGATGCCTTGGTGGGACCTGCTCCTGTCTTAGTCGGTCCCGAAGGAGGGAGGGGCTCCCACCTTCCAGTGGCATCCTCCGCATTCAATTGGGTTCGGAAGATCCCATCAAATTTGTGGACGTGGGCGGTCATTCTCATGGTTGCACACCTTTGGCTTCTGCACCTACTCGGAGCGATAGCTTCATGATGGTGAAATCACCGAGTGCGCCTCTGGCTGGGGAGCCTGTCCGCCCAAGTTGCCCGCCTTCCGATCTACTCTACGGCCTGGAGGTGAGACCCGCAGCCATGCTGCTCCTGGATTGGGCCGCGCCTTTGCGCTGGCTGGCTCCACATTTGGGGCTCTGAGGCAGGCCAACGAGAATCTGACCCCCATCACCAGGGCCAATGCTGATGAGTCACCATTTTCAGATCACCATCAGTGGGGTAGGCCCTGTGCTTTTCATGCTCTTTACAACATATCTAGTGAGTTTTGTGGAGGGAGCGCTTGGGGAGGGAGGTAAACCAATATTGGGGAGCAAGAGATTGGTGACCAAGAAAGATATAGTGGGTTATGTCTGCACCAGGTCTGGCAAGCCGGAGCAAACTGTGATCCATAAACCGCAGGTTGGAATTCAGCAGGTGAGGCCCATATTGCAACAAgttttcccattcttttccctttctgaatgggggtggtggtggtggtggtgaaagGTGATTTGCATCTTTAGCCAGGGCTGTCTAGAACCTCCAAACCTCCTTCCCACGTCTAGAAAGGCAGACCATGAAGGGAAGAGGGGTGGGATAATGGATCGAGGAAGAGTTCGGATGGGAGTTAGTATTTTGGGAAGTACTTGGGTAAATATGGGAGTCATTGACTCTTTTCAAGTCTCAGCAACTAGAGCCTCTTGGCCTAGTTAGGAGCTGCTGCATTTTATTGGGTTGCAGGGGTCCCAAACACTGGGGCACAAAGGTTGTGCTAGATGGGCTAGATTTAGGGGTTTACTTATCTGCAGGAAACAAAACTGTAGCATTCCTCGGAATATTCCCGAAAATGGGTCTGGAGGTGTTTGGCCAGAGTCTGAAGTCAGAGTTTGGAAGGCCCAGTGGGGTCTTTAGGCTGTTTGCTGGGAGGTGGGTAAGCTGTCTCTCTCTAGGAAGATGTCTCTCTGCCTCGTAAGCTTCAGGCTCAGCATGTGCACTCCACAGCCCGTCGTGGTCTTAAGCTGTGAAAGGCTGAGGAGGCCCAGCTGATCTATGGAGGGACTTTATTGTCTTACCCCTGTGTCTGAGTGAGATCGTTTGTTGTTAGGAATACGCCTGTGTGTCCGAGTTGAACAAACCTCTTTTCATGCAGCCCCAGCAGTGGGCTCAGCTGGGAGACCCGAGTTTCGCCTTCCGTACAAAGGCAAGTTTTGTATCTGGTTCAGGGCGAAGCTGTCGAAGCGCCTGAAATCCCGCACGAAGTCTGTGAAGCGGAACAATGAGGAGTTTTGTAACCACTTCGGCTTCCAAACCCGCGGCTTCACAGCAAGCACCATCTGAGCTGTCAAACTTCTCTGCCAAGGGGGCTGAATCAACCTGGCGCATTCAGCTCAGGGGCGAGTGGGAGGCTTCTGAGACTTGGGCTGTTCCTAAGGGTTGGAGGACTCAAGAGTCTTCGTCATTGGTCCAAAACAGACGGAGTTCTCAGCCAATCAAACGTAGAGCTGGGTTGGGGGATCTGCTAGTTATCTTCTCGCTCTTTTCCCTCGCCCCCTCCAGCTCTGATTcagttcccctccccttctcacgCCTCTCCCCCTACTCCCCACCCCCGCCACTCTGTGACTAAGGAGAGCTGCCGCAGGCAGGCAAGCCCTGGAGCACTTTTAAAAGCCTCTGGAAGAAGCTGAAAGGATTTCAACCGCTCTGATCCAAGGCCCTAGGTCCCCTGGGAAACCGGACAGCACCAGAGTGGCCGTCACTGGGAGAGTGCTTGAACATGGGGCCCCAGGTGCCCCCGCAGCTGGCTTGGAAATGGCAAGTACTGTACATGTTGTCCTTGTCTGGCTGGGGCTGGGTGTCTGGGCAGCTCCGATACTCGGTGGTGGAGGAGTCTGAGCTGGGGACACTGGTGGGAAATGTGGCTCTGGACCTGGGCTTGAAGATGACAGAACTGGAGAGCCGCCGGTTGCGATTGGGCTCCGAGGAAAGCCGTCGGTATTTTGCCCTGAATCTAGCCAGCGGCGCCCTGGTGGTCAACCAGAAGATCGACCGTGAAAGCCTGTGCGGAGCCACCACCAGTTGCCTGTTGCCAGTGCAGGTGGTTACTGAGCACCCCCTGGAGCTGTTCCGTGTGGAGGTGGAAATCTTAGACCTCAATGACAATTCCCCCAGCTTCAGCACCCCAGAGCGAGAGTTGAGAATCTCTGAATCAGCTGCTCCAGGGGCGAGATTTCCTCTGGACAGTGCCCAAGATCCTGATGTGGGTACGAACACTGTGAGCTCTTATATGCTCAGTCCTAATCTTCATTTTTCCCTGGATGTGAAGACCCTTAAAGACCGGAGGTTATTCCCTGAACTGGTCCTGGAGCGATCCCTGGACAGAGAGGAGCAATCGAACCACCAGCTGGTGCTCACTGCAGTGGATGGGGGCACTCCGGCCCTTTCGGGCACTACTCATGTTTCCATTACTGTGCTGGACATAAATGACAACGCACCGGTCTTCGAGCCCTCTCTGCTTAGGGTGACCCTCCCGGAAAACACGCCCCCGGGTAAGCTACTTGTCCGCCTCAACGCCACAGATGCTGACTCGGGCCCCAACGGCCAGCTGGAGTATTCTTTTGCGGACCATACATCAGAGGCGGCCCGGGGGCTCTTCAGCCTGGATTCCCGCAGTGGCGAGATCCTAGTACTGAGCCCCGTGGACTTCGAGGAATCGAGTTTCTATGAGCTCCACGTGCGGGCCCGGGACCAAGGCCAACCCTCCATGGAGGGCCACAGCGTGGTGCAGATAGAGGTAGAGGATGCCAATGACAATGCCCCCGAGGTACTGCTCACCTCCTTGGTAAACCCAGTGCCCGAGGATACACCTCTGGGGACTGTGGTGGGACTGTTCAATGTGAGGGACCGAGATTCAGGCGTAAACCGACGGTTGACCCTGGAAATCTCTCCTAATCTGCCCTTCCAGATTAAGCCCTTTGAGAACCACTATTCACTGCTGACCAGTGAGAGGCTGGACCGGGAGGCCACTGCTCACTACACCATAGAACTGCTGGCCCGAGACACCGGCTCTCCTCCGCTACAAACCAGCCTGACTATCCTACTCAACATCTCCGACGTCAACGACAATGCGCCTCGATTTTCACAGCAGTTCTACAGCGCCTATATTGCGGAGAATCGGCCTCCAGGCTCTCTGCTCTGCACAGTGGCAGCCTCGGACCCCGACGCTGGAGACAACGCCCGCCTCAGCTATTCCATCGTAGGAAGTCTGATCCAGGGCGCCCCGGCCTCCTCCTTCATCTACATTAACCCCGAGGACGGCCGGATATTTGCCCAGCGTACTTTCGACTATGAGCTACTACAGGTGCTTCAGATCACTGTCGGGGTTAGGGACGGGGGCTACCCGGCCCTGCGCGCCAATGCCACTCTGCAAGTGTTCGTTCTGGATCAGAATGACAACTCGCCCACTGTGCTGCATCCTCGTCCAGGCCGAGAGGCCGCCTCCCCCCAGAGGCTTCGGCGCTCGGCTCCCCCAGGTTCCTTGGTCACCAAGGTTACGGCAGTGGACGCCGACTCGGGCCACAACGCCTGGCTCTCCTACTCGCTATTGCCTCAGTCGACAACCCCAGGCCTTTTCCAGGTGTCAGCTCACAGCGGAGAGGTCCGCACAGTCCGAGCCTTGCACGAGGGTGACTCAGATACTCAGTTGGTGGTGGTTCTGGTGAGGGACAACGGCGAGCCCGCGCTTTCCTCCACTGCCACCGTGCTTCTGGTCCTGCAGGACGAGGAAGCCGAGGAGCTGCCCCAATCCAGCGACTTCCTCACGCACCCGCAGGAGGGCTCTAATCTTACCCTGTACCTTATTGTAGCCCTGGGCTCTGTCAGCCTCCTCTCCCTGGTCTCTCTCACCTTTTTGTTAGCTAAGTGCCTGAGGAGGGGCGGGAATGGGGAAAGCTGCTGTAAGCGCCAAGACTCGCCCTCCAGAGATTTCTATAAGCAATCTAGTCCCAATGTGCAGCTGAGTTCGGATGGCACTCTTAAGTACATGGAGGTAACTCTTCGGCCAGCTCATTCACAGAGCCATTGCTACCGGACGTGCTTCTCTCCGGCCTCTGATGGAAGCGACTTCACTTTCCTGAGGCCACTTAGTGTCCCACAGCCCTCCGCTTTGGCCTTGGAGCCTGACGCCTGCCTGTCTCGCTCCAATACACTGAAGGAGCCGGGCCAGGTGAGCTGCTTCACCCTACTTGCCTTCGACCCTGAGAAAGCCTGTAAAACTACCTTAACTCGGGGAACCTGTGGAGACGTTCCCTTCCCTCCTCAAGCATTTCTCCCCAGCTCTTTAATTCTGCATTCCCACAGAGGGTACAGCCACTCCCAACGATCAGGTAGCCACTTTTGAAGGACTGAGTTAACACTTCTAATGGGAACGAGTGGGTGATGGGGGGGTTAGGCTAAGGGTAAGAAGAAGGAGGCTGAGAGAATGCTCACTCACCCTATCCCACCTCCGCCCTAACGCCCACATTTTGAGAAAAGGCTGGGTCGGGGCATTGAAACCCGTTTGGGGATAAGATCTCTTGGCCCTGTTAGGAGGGAACTAGAAGCTTTGGGGGATTATTCGAGCTAAACCTTTCTGACAAACTCAAAGGGTACAAttttccatacacacacacacacacatatatgtacatatatatacatgcatgcatttgtgtatatgtgtatttttgtgCACTTTAACTGTACCATGAATACAGTTCCCAGCAGATACACTAACACAcctaacacacatacacagacacattaacatagagacagacaaataCATAGAATTCGCACACACAATACAGAACTTCTCCACGGAGCACAAGGCTATCTCTCTCACAAGACACATTAAATAATCTGTGTggatttctctgtgtgtgtgtctgtgtgtgtgtatctgtctctgtctcttttcctctcttctcctttccctcttccttcctctacttctccttttctctctcctctccctcttctctcccaccctctctctccct
The DNA window shown above is from Sminthopsis crassicaudata isolate SCR6 chromosome 2, ASM4859323v1, whole genome shotgun sequence and carries:
- the LOC141556822 gene encoding protocadherin gamma-C4 isoform X8 → MRHGVKIWAGIRPGACLLFFCQLGYISGQIRYPVPEESKEGTFVGNIAQDFLLDAESLSARRLQVAGEANQRYFRVDLDSGALLVKDPIDREALCGLSASCVVPLEFVTEGPLEMYRAEVEIVDVNDHSPRFPRQQLDLEIGEAAPPGQRFPLEKAQDADVGSNSISSYKLSPNDYFALDVKKRSDGSLVPELLLEKPLDREKQSDYRLVLTAVDGGSPPRSGTAELKVSVLDVNDNAPAFEQSSYRISVLESAPAGTLLVQLNATDPDQGSSGNITFSFSNHTPERVRSLFGLHSTTGQVTLRGPLDFETDNYYEFDVRARDGGTPAMEQHCSLRVDVLDVNDNAPQITLTSELGTLRESAEPGTVVALISVQDPDSGPNGDVSLRIPEHLPFALKSAFKNQFSLVTATALDREVESKYEIPVTASDAGSPPLSTRRTIFLNVSDVNDNPPSFIQRSHEVFVQENNRPGDLLCSLAASDPDSGLNALISYSLLEPRGRDVLASSFISLNPQTGAVHATRSFDYEQTQTLQFEVQARDRGDPPLSSTVTVRLFVLDLNDNAPAVLRPRARPGSLCPQALPPSVGAGHLVTKVTAVDLDSGYNAWVSYQLLEAPDPSLFAVSRYAGEIRTAVPIPADLPPQKLVIVVKDNGSPPLSTSVTLLVSLEEDSHPALPDLREHSAKPQEESRLTLYLAVSLVAICFVSFGSFVALLSKCLRGTACGLRCLGGTCSCLSRSRRREGLPPSSGILRIQLGSEDPIKFVDVGGHSHGCTPLASAPTRSDSFMMVKSPSAPLAGEPVRPSCPPSDLLYGLEQAPPNTDWRFSQAQRPGTSGSQNGDEGGTWPNNQFDTEMLQAMILASANEAADGSSTLGGGAGTMGLSARYGPQFTLQHVPDYRQNVYIPGSTATLANAAGKRDGKAPAGGNGNKKKSGKKEKK
- the LOC141556822 gene encoding protocadherin gamma-C5 isoform X6, with the protein product MGPQVPPQLAWKWQVLYMLSLSGWGWVSGQLRYSVVEESELGTLVGNVALDLGLKMTELESRRLRLGSEESRRYFALNLASGALVVNQKIDRESLCGATTSCLLPVQVVTEHPLELFRVEVEILDLNDNSPSFSTPERELRISESAAPGARFPLDSAQDPDVGTNTVSSYMLSPNLHFSLDVKTLKDRRLFPELVLERSLDREEQSNHQLVLTAVDGGTPALSGTTHVSITVLDINDNAPVFEPSLLRVTLPENTPPGKLLVRLNATDADSGPNGQLEYSFADHTSEAARGLFSLDSRSGEILVLSPVDFEESSFYELHVRARDQGQPSMEGHSVVQIEVEDANDNAPEVLLTSLVNPVPEDTPLGTVVGLFNVRDRDSGVNRRLTLEISPNLPFQIKPFENHYSLLTSERLDREATAHYTIELLARDTGSPPLQTSLTILLNISDVNDNAPRFSQQFYSAYIAENRPPGSLLCTVAASDPDAGDNARLSYSIVGSLIQGAPASSFIYINPEDGRIFAQRTFDYELLQVLQITVGVRDGGYPALRANATLQVFVLDQNDNSPTVLHPRPGREAASPQRLRRSAPPGSLVTKVTAVDADSGHNAWLSYSLLPQSTTPGLFQVSAHSGEVRTVRALHEGDSDTQLVVVLVRDNGEPALSSTATVLLVLQDEEAEELPQSSDFLTHPQEGSNLTLYLIVALGSVSLLSLVSLTFLLAKCLRRGGNGESCCKRQDSPSRDFYKQSSPNVQLSSDGTLKYMEVTLRPAHSQSHCYRTCFSPASDGSDFTFLRPLSVPQPSALALEPDACLSRSNTLKEPGQQAPPNTDWRFSQAQRPGTSGSQNGDEGGTWPNNQFDTEMLQAMILASANEAADGSSTLGGGAGTMGLSARYGPQFTLQHVPDYRQNVYIPGSTATLANAAGKRDGKAPAGGNGNKKKSGKKEKK